One stretch of Streptomyces sp. R21 DNA includes these proteins:
- a CDS encoding CaiB/BaiF CoA transferase family protein, giving the protein MTVQQLPLSGITVVSLEQAVAAPYATRQLADLGARVIKVERPGEGDFARRYDTTVHGHSSYFVWLNRSKESLTLDLKDPRGREILHQLLDGADVFLQNLAPGAADRLGLGADALTRRYPRLIPCTISGYGTSGPWADRKAYDLLMQCQTGLVSLTGTPEESARTGISVADIAAGMYAYSGVLTALFTRATTGTAHPVEVSLFEALAEWMGQPAYYTRYGGQQPPRLGTQHATITPYGTYTAADGRDVLFSIQNEREWAALCAHFLGRPELTDDPRFATGSDRVAHRAELNVIVAERFARSDAEEIMKDLEGIGIACAGVNTVAEFLDHPVLAARDRWREIEVPGATVQALIPPADLAGLPARMDPVPAVGEHTDAILAELGRSREAIEALRADAVV; this is encoded by the coding sequence GTGACCGTGCAGCAGCTCCCCCTGTCCGGAATCACGGTGGTCAGCCTCGAACAGGCCGTGGCCGCCCCCTACGCCACGCGGCAACTCGCCGATCTCGGCGCCCGCGTGATCAAGGTGGAACGGCCGGGTGAGGGCGACTTCGCCCGCCGTTACGACACGACGGTGCACGGCCACTCCAGCTATTTCGTGTGGCTCAACCGGTCCAAGGAGTCCCTCACGCTGGACCTGAAGGACCCGCGGGGCCGCGAGATCCTGCACCAACTCCTCGACGGCGCCGACGTGTTCCTGCAGAACCTGGCTCCCGGCGCCGCCGACCGCCTCGGCCTGGGCGCCGACGCCCTCACCCGCCGCTACCCGCGGCTGATCCCGTGCACGATCTCCGGCTACGGCACGTCCGGGCCCTGGGCCGACCGCAAGGCGTACGACCTGCTGATGCAGTGCCAGACGGGCTTGGTGTCGCTGACCGGCACCCCCGAGGAGTCGGCCCGGACCGGGATCTCCGTCGCCGACATCGCGGCGGGCATGTACGCCTACAGCGGCGTACTCACCGCCCTGTTCACCCGCGCCACCACCGGCACGGCGCACCCAGTGGAGGTGTCGCTGTTCGAGGCGCTGGCGGAGTGGATGGGCCAGCCCGCGTACTACACGCGGTACGGCGGTCAGCAGCCGCCGCGGCTGGGCACTCAGCACGCCACCATCACCCCGTACGGCACCTACACCGCCGCCGACGGCAGAGACGTGCTGTTCTCCATCCAGAACGAGCGCGAGTGGGCGGCGCTGTGCGCGCACTTCCTCGGCAGGCCGGAGCTGACCGACGACCCGCGCTTCGCCACCGGGTCCGACCGCGTGGCCCACCGTGCCGAACTGAACGTCATCGTCGCCGAGCGGTTCGCGCGCTCCGACGCCGAGGAGATCATGAAGGATCTGGAGGGGATCGGCATCGCCTGCGCCGGCGTCAACACCGTCGCCGAGTTCCTCGACCACCCCGTCCTGGCCGCCCGCGACCGCTGGCGCGAGATCGAGGTGCCCGGCGCGACCGTGCAGGCGCTGATCCCGCCGGCCGACCTGGCGGGTCTGCCCGCGCGCATGGACCCCGTACCGGCCGTCGGCGAACACACCGACGCGATCCTCGCGGAACTCGGCCGAAGCCGCGAGGCCATCGAGGCGCTGCGCGCCGACGCCGTGGTCTGA
- a CDS encoding TetR/AcrR family transcriptional regulator: MAGRTTVRSEQVNATRELILTAAERLFAENGVYAVSNRQVSEAAGQGNNTAVGYHFGTKADLVRAIVRKHAVQIERIRARRLAETGDSTDVRDWVDCLVRPVPEHLAALGSPTWYARFCAQVMTDPVLQEIMVEESLSAPSLRPIIEGLNRCLPELPADVHAERGAMSRQLIVHMSAERERALAENTPTPRSNWHDTATGLIDAIVGLWLAPVTSRS; this comes from the coding sequence ATGGCGGGCAGGACGACGGTGCGGTCGGAGCAGGTCAACGCGACCAGGGAGCTGATCCTGACCGCGGCGGAGCGGCTCTTCGCGGAGAACGGGGTGTACGCCGTCTCGAACCGTCAGGTCAGCGAGGCCGCGGGCCAGGGGAACAACACCGCCGTCGGCTACCACTTCGGCACCAAGGCCGACCTGGTCCGCGCGATCGTCCGCAAGCACGCCGTGCAGATCGAGCGGATCCGTGCGCGCAGGCTTGCGGAGACGGGCGACTCCACGGACGTACGGGACTGGGTGGACTGTCTGGTGCGCCCGGTGCCCGAGCACCTGGCGGCCCTCGGCAGCCCCACCTGGTACGCGCGCTTCTGCGCCCAGGTGATGACCGACCCCGTACTCCAGGAGATCATGGTCGAGGAGTCCCTGTCGGCCCCGTCACTCCGGCCGATCATCGAGGGACTGAACCGCTGCCTGCCCGAACTCCCGGCCGACGTGCACGCCGAACGCGGCGCCATGTCACGCCAGTTGATCGTGCACATGTCCGCCGAGCGGGAACGCGCACTCGCCGAGAACACCCCCACACCCCGTTCCAACTGGCACGACACCGCCACTGGCCTGATCGACGCGATCGTCGGACTGTGGCTGGCGCCGGTCACTTCCCGCTCCTGA
- a CDS encoding CPBP family glutamic-type intramembrane protease → MPTGIVADLGAVLFTAASGCPFCYLRHRSRSLLAPMALHWAANALG, encoded by the coding sequence GTGCCGACCGGAATCGTGGCCGACCTCGGCGCCGTGCTGTTCACCGCGGCGTCCGGCTGTCCGTTCTGCTACCTGCGCCACCGCAGCCGCAGCCTGCTCGCCCCGATGGCGCTGCACTGGGCGGCCAACGCCCTCGGCTAG